CCCTTCTAACACTATGAGAAACTTCGTTTCGCTGTCCCATTTACGATACCCCATACTTTTTTGCCTCCATTTTCCAGAGGCTTTATTCTACCAATTTCTGCTATAATCTTATATGGGAGCAGTATATGCCCGTTACCAATTATAAAAACAAAGCAGGAGGTTGAGAAACCTAACTTGGGCGAGGTTCTAGAATTTATCGCTGACGATCCCGGGGCAAAACAGGATATTCCCTCGTAGTATAACGCTAAAGAGAACGAGCTTCTGTCGACTGACTTTACTGATAAAGAGTACAAGTATTATGTTCGCAAGAAGTGATAGTCTAGGAAGGTGTTTATGAATAATATCATTAGAAAATATTTGTTTTCGACAGCACTACTGGTTCCCGTTTTCTTGACTGGTAGTACCGTATACGCGTCAACATCCACAATGCTTACTGATTTAATAGATAACGCGATAAACTCTAATTATGAAGTACAATCCACGAAAAAACGTGTGGACGCGCGTGTCACAGAAGAACAAGGCGCTGCGGTGTGGGATATCCCGTCAATAAACATGGAGTTGAGCGATAAAGATTTTGGCGTGAGTTTGTCCCAGGGAGTGCCGTTAACCAAGAAATATTATTACCGAAAAAGTATTGCGGGAATTGACACTGCAATGGCCAAAAACGAGTTCG
This is a stretch of genomic DNA from Elusimicrobiota bacterium. It encodes these proteins:
- a CDS encoding sulfurtransferase TusA family protein is translated as MPPFSRGFILPISAIILYGSSICPLPIIKTKQEVEKPNLGEVLEFIADDPGAKQDIPS